One segment of Zhihengliuella halotolerans DNA contains the following:
- a CDS encoding carbonic anhydrase, whose protein sequence is MSEVKNSALTPAEAWKLLQEGNARFVVGETAHPNQNAARRDELVDAQNPFAVIFGCSDSRLAAEIIFDVGLGDVFVVRTAGQVIDPAVLGSLEYSVDVLNVPLIVILGHDSCGAVTAAIDAYRTGDMPPGYIRNLVERITPSVVAARRQDVKDVNSTVVEHVKQTSTRLLEMSRSLSEAVQEGRTAIAGVTYRLAEGKAELVCQHGSV, encoded by the coding sequence ATGTCTGAAGTCAAGAATTCCGCGCTGACCCCTGCCGAGGCTTGGAAACTGCTGCAGGAGGGCAATGCCCGTTTCGTCGTTGGCGAGACCGCCCACCCCAACCAGAACGCCGCGCGCCGCGACGAACTCGTCGACGCCCAGAACCCGTTCGCCGTCATCTTCGGCTGTTCCGACTCCCGACTCGCCGCCGAGATCATCTTCGACGTCGGGCTCGGCGACGTCTTCGTGGTCCGCACCGCCGGCCAGGTGATCGATCCGGCGGTTCTGGGATCGCTCGAATACTCGGTCGACGTCCTCAACGTTCCGCTCATCGTCATCCTGGGCCACGACTCTTGCGGGGCCGTGACGGCCGCAATCGACGCCTACCGAACCGGCGACATGCCACCGGGATACATCCGCAACCTCGTCGAGCGCATCACCCCCAGCGTCGTCGCCGCCCGCCGCCAGGATGTCAAGGACGTCAACAGCACGGTTGTCGAGCACGTGAAGCAGACCTCCACCCGGCTGCTGGAGATGTCCCGGAGCCTCAGCGAGGCGGTTCAGGAGGGCCGCACCGCGATCGCAGGCGTGACCTACCGCTTGGCCGAGGGCAAGGCCGAGCTGGTCTGCCAGCACGGCAGCGTCTGA
- a CDS encoding DUF4245 domain-containing protein — protein MSDEQLPKPILTESQAKRANQSLKGMVISVLLTLAVVIPVMFMNPFNQENNYDPDVDVSGIAAQAGQSASFTPLDAAVPAGWYPNFARWQSGGADGVAYWEVGYVTDEEGFVWLKQTDAANPTWIAQHAESAPVTGERRIGGAVWEERSVRDDDGAPHVTLVGTVDGTTVLLASDSGPETLEAAALAVLAE, from the coding sequence GTGAGCGACGAACAACTCCCCAAGCCGATCCTGACCGAATCCCAGGCCAAGCGCGCCAACCAGTCCCTCAAGGGCATGGTGATCTCGGTGCTGCTCACCCTCGCGGTGGTGATCCCCGTGATGTTCATGAACCCGTTCAACCAGGAAAACAATTACGATCCCGACGTGGACGTCTCCGGCATCGCCGCGCAGGCGGGCCAGTCCGCCAGCTTCACGCCGCTTGACGCGGCCGTCCCGGCCGGCTGGTACCCGAACTTCGCGCGCTGGCAGTCCGGCGGCGCGGACGGGGTCGCCTACTGGGAGGTCGGCTATGTGACGGACGAGGAGGGCTTCGTCTGGCTCAAGCAGACCGACGCGGCGAACCCGACCTGGATCGCCCAACACGCCGAGTCCGCGCCGGTCACCGGCGAGCGCCGCATCGGCGGGGCGGTGTGGGAGGAGCGCTCGGTGCGCGACGACGACGGTGCCCCGCACGTCACGCTCGTGGGTACCGTGGACGGGACCACGGTCCTGCTCGCCAGCGATTCCGGTCCCGAGACCCTCGAGGCCGCCGCTTTGGCCGTCCTCGCGGAGTAG
- the glpX gene encoding class II fructose-bisphosphatase, with translation MTEDTNFAQLSPRLSLGDAEPDRNLALELVRVTEAAAIASSPWVGLGDKNAADGAAVDAMRSLLSTVNFNGVVVIGEGEKDEAPMLFNGEHVGNGGGPEVDVAVDPVDGTRLTALGINNAISVLAVAERGAMFDPSAVFYMDKLVTGPEAADMVDLRLPVKQNLHLIAKAKNKPISQVTVCVLDRPRHQKLIEDIRAAGARTKMILDGDVAGAIAATREDTGVDALMGVGGTPEGIVSACAIRALGGVIQGRLWPQDDDEKQHAIDAGHDLDRVLTTTDLVTSDNCYFAATGITDGDLLRGVRYKNSTIRTQSIVMRSKSGTIRFVDGEHQSKKWEPYTR, from the coding sequence GTGACTGAAGACACGAATTTCGCCCAATTGTCCCCACGACTCTCTCTCGGCGACGCCGAGCCGGACCGCAACCTCGCACTCGAACTGGTGCGCGTGACCGAGGCGGCGGCCATCGCCTCGAGCCCGTGGGTGGGTCTCGGGGACAAGAACGCGGCCGACGGCGCCGCGGTCGACGCGATGCGGTCGCTGCTCTCGACGGTGAACTTCAACGGCGTCGTCGTCATCGGCGAGGGTGAGAAAGACGAAGCCCCGATGCTGTTCAACGGCGAGCACGTGGGCAACGGCGGCGGACCCGAGGTCGACGTCGCCGTCGATCCCGTCGACGGCACCCGGCTGACCGCCCTCGGCATCAACAACGCGATCTCCGTGCTGGCCGTCGCCGAGCGCGGGGCGATGTTCGACCCGTCGGCGGTGTTTTACATGGACAAGCTCGTCACGGGGCCCGAGGCGGCCGACATGGTGGACCTGCGCCTGCCCGTGAAGCAGAACCTGCACCTCATCGCGAAGGCCAAGAACAAGCCGATCAGCCAGGTCACCGTGTGCGTGCTGGACCGCCCGCGCCACCAGAAGCTCATCGAGGACATCCGCGCCGCGGGCGCTCGCACCAAGATGATCCTCGACGGGGACGTCGCGGGCGCCATCGCCGCGACCCGCGAGGACACGGGCGTCGACGCCCTGATGGGGGTCGGCGGCACGCCGGAGGGCATCGTCTCCGCGTGCGCGATCCGCGCGCTCGGCGGCGTCATCCAGGGCCGGCTCTGGCCGCAGGACGACGACGAGAAGCAGCACGCGATCGACGCCGGCCACGACCTGGACCGCGTGTTGACGACGACCGATCTGGTCACGAGCGACAACTGCTACTTCGCGGCGACCGGCATCACCGACGGCGACCTGCTGCGCGGCGTGCGCTACAAGAACAGCACCATCCGCACGCAGTCGATCGTGATGCGCTCGAAGTCCGGCACCATCCGCTTCGTGGACGGCGAGCACCAGTCGAAGAAGTGGGAGCCTTACACCCGCTGA
- a CDS encoding PhoH family protein: protein MTGPLAAAAEAASVAERQSVGTKSYVLDTSVMISDPKALLRFAEHEVIVPIVVIAELEKKRHDGEIGYFARQALRLLDEMRVSSGGLDKPIDLPGGGSLRVELNHVSTEVLPVGFRGTDNDSRILAVAKNFADEGRDVTVVSKDLPMRVKASAMGLQADEYRNELVADSGWTGTADVSVVDDDVNDLYSGEAVHIAEAAVMPTNTGLVLQSSRGSALGRVGDDGLTRLVRGDREVFGVHGRSAEQRLAIDLLMDPTVGIVSLGGRAGTGKSALALCAGLEAVLERREHKKIVVFRPLYAVGGQELGYLPGSENEKMNPWAQAVFDTLGALVSPNVMEEVMERGILEVLPLTHIRGRSLHDSFVIVDEAQSLEKNVLLTVMSRIGQNSKIVLTHDVAQRDNLRVGRHDGVAAVVETLKGHPLFGHITLTRSERSPIAALVTELLEGPPA, encoded by the coding sequence ATGACCGGGCCGCTCGCGGCCGCGGCCGAGGCCGCCTCGGTCGCCGAACGCCAGAGCGTCGGCACCAAGTCGTACGTGCTCGATACGTCGGTCATGATTTCCGATCCGAAAGCGCTACTGCGCTTCGCCGAACACGAGGTGATCGTCCCGATCGTGGTCATCGCGGAGCTCGAGAAGAAGCGGCACGACGGCGAGATCGGCTACTTCGCCCGGCAGGCGCTGCGGCTGCTCGACGAGATGCGCGTGAGCTCCGGCGGTCTCGACAAGCCGATCGACCTGCCCGGCGGCGGGTCCCTGCGCGTCGAGCTCAACCACGTCTCGACCGAGGTGCTGCCCGTTGGTTTCCGCGGCACCGACAACGACTCGCGTATCCTCGCCGTCGCCAAGAACTTCGCCGACGAGGGCCGCGACGTCACGGTCGTCTCCAAGGACCTGCCGATGCGCGTGAAGGCCTCGGCCATGGGTCTGCAGGCCGACGAGTACCGCAACGAGCTCGTCGCCGACTCCGGCTGGACCGGTACCGCAGACGTCTCCGTCGTGGACGACGACGTGAACGACCTCTACAGCGGGGAGGCCGTGCACATCGCCGAAGCCGCCGTCATGCCGACCAACACGGGTCTGGTCCTGCAATCCAGCCGCGGCTCGGCGCTCGGCCGGGTCGGCGACGACGGCCTGACCCGGCTCGTGCGCGGGGACCGGGAGGTCTTCGGCGTGCACGGACGCTCCGCGGAGCAGCGCCTGGCCATCGACCTGCTCATGGACCCGACGGTCGGGATCGTCTCCCTCGGCGGCCGCGCCGGTACCGGCAAGTCGGCCCTCGCGCTTTGCGCCGGCCTCGAGGCGGTGCTCGAGCGGCGCGAGCACAAGAAGATCGTGGTCTTCCGCCCGCTCTACGCGGTCGGCGGCCAGGAGCTCGGCTACCTGCCCGGCTCCGAGAACGAGAAGATGAACCCCTGGGCGCAGGCGGTCTTCGACACGCTCGGCGCGCTCGTGAGCCCGAACGTCATGGAGGAGGTCATGGAACGCGGCATCCTCGAGGTGCTGCCGCTGACCCACATCCGCGGGCGCTCGCTGCACGACTCGTTCGTCATCGTCGACGAGGCCCAGTCGCTCGAGAAGAACGTGCTGCTGACGGTCATGAGCCGCATCGGCCAGAACTCGAAGATCGTGCTCACGCACGACGTCGCCCAGCGCGACAACCTCCGGGTGGGACGGCACGACGGCGTCGCCGCCGTCGTCGAGACGCTCAAGGGGCACCCGCTCTTCGGGCACATCACGCTCACCCGGTCCGAGCGTTCGCCGATCGCAGCGCTCGTCACCGAGCTGCTCGAGGGTCCGCCGGCCTGA
- the trhA gene encoding PAQR family membrane homeostasis protein TrhA, with protein MQNSAPSGRPLSTASARRLRNRLKIQRSNLDEFKPRLRGWIHAAMVPIALAAGIVLIALAPGTLGKATTSIYALTGLLLFSVSAVYHRGNWSPKVRLVLKRLDHTNIMLIIAGSYTPLAAFLLPQDKATWLLAGVWSGALAGIAFRLFFTHAPRWLYVPVYILLGLASLIFIGDFFAASVPAAVLVCVGGAAYIAGAIIYALKRPNLHLEWFGFHELFHAFTVGGFVCHYIAIMIAVVGT; from the coding sequence ATGCAGAACAGCGCCCCTTCCGGCCGACCGCTGAGCACGGCGTCCGCCCGCCGGCTCCGCAACCGGCTGAAGATCCAGCGGAGCAACCTCGACGAGTTCAAGCCACGTCTGCGCGGCTGGATCCACGCGGCCATGGTCCCGATCGCGCTCGCCGCCGGCATCGTGCTCATCGCCCTCGCCCCGGGTACTCTCGGCAAGGCCACAACCTCGATCTACGCCCTCACGGGCCTGCTGCTGTTCTCCGTCTCAGCGGTCTACCACCGCGGCAACTGGTCGCCGAAGGTCAGGCTGGTCCTGAAACGGCTGGACCACACCAACATCATGCTCATCATCGCCGGCAGCTACACGCCGCTGGCGGCCTTCCTGCTGCCCCAGGACAAGGCGACCTGGCTGCTCGCCGGCGTCTGGTCGGGCGCGCTGGCCGGCATTGCGTTCCGACTGTTCTTCACGCATGCGCCGCGCTGGCTCTACGTGCCGGTCTACATCCTGCTCGGGCTGGCGTCCCTGATCTTCATCGGCGACTTCTTCGCCGCGTCGGTCCCGGCCGCCGTGCTCGTCTGCGTCGGCGGCGCCGCCTACATCGCGGGCGCCATCATCTACGCGCTCAAGCGCCCCAACCTGCATCTCGAGTGGTTCGGCTTCCACGAGCTCTTCCACGCGTTCACGGTCGGCGGCTTCGTCTGCCACTACATCGCGATCATGATCGCGGTCGTCGGCACATAG
- a CDS encoding MarR family winged helix-turn-helix transcriptional regulator gives MSIADDAVEIRSRGWRRLTALHALIETDLEKCLQSSHSLSVVEFTVLDALSRQDGWHMRMSQLARAAALSSSATTRLVTRLENRNLLTRILCADDRRGIYTELTGAGRELLAAARPTHDAVLEATLARAQEVPELAPLVEALHLVPARPQTTSADA, from the coding sequence ATGTCGATCGCCGACGACGCCGTGGAGATCCGTTCCCGAGGCTGGCGCCGGCTGACGGCCCTGCACGCCCTGATCGAGACGGACCTCGAGAAGTGCCTGCAGTCCAGCCACTCGTTGTCGGTCGTCGAGTTCACGGTCCTCGACGCTCTGAGCCGCCAGGACGGCTGGCACATGCGTATGAGCCAGCTGGCCCGCGCAGCGGCACTCTCGAGCAGCGCGACGACGCGCCTCGTGACCCGCCTCGAGAACCGGAACCTCCTGACGCGCATCCTCTGCGCGGACGACCGCCGAGGCATCTACACGGAACTCACCGGCGCAGGCCGGGAGCTGCTCGCGGCGGCGCGTCCGACGCACGACGCCGTCCTGGAGGCCACGCTCGCGCGCGCGCAGGAAGTCCCGGAGCTCGCACCGCTCGTCGAGGCGCTGCACCTCGTGCCCGCCCGACCGCAGACGACTAGCGCCGACGCCTGA
- a CDS encoding MFS transporter, whose translation MPAALIALALGGFGIGLTEFVIMGLLPNVARDFEVTETQAGYLISGYALAVAIGAIAVTLALTRVNRKVALLVLLVLFIAGNVLCAVAPTYDAMMVGRIVAALCHGAFFGIGAVVATTLVPAAKRAGAIAIMFAGLTIANVLGVPFGTFLGQAAGWRSTFWVISAIGVLAFAGILLLIPSIRAEASGNPLREFRIFSRRQVWLSMAVTVLGYGGMFGAFSYIAYTLTGVSGFSEAAVPWLLVVFGGGLFVGNFVGGWAADRHLGRTLLVVLAALPVILVVFALTAQNQLATVVALVVMGGFGFATVPALQMRIMNHADDAPTLASGANIGAFNIGNALGAWAGGLTIAWGLGYTSPLWAGAAVGAVGLAVFVVAATARGGEFDRRQLAENFTAAA comes from the coding sequence ATGCCCGCAGCACTCATCGCGCTCGCGCTCGGCGGTTTCGGCATCGGCCTGACCGAGTTCGTCATCATGGGGCTCCTGCCCAACGTGGCCCGTGATTTCGAGGTCACCGAGACCCAGGCCGGATACCTCATCTCGGGTTACGCTCTCGCCGTCGCCATCGGTGCCATCGCCGTCACACTGGCTCTGACCCGCGTCAACCGCAAAGTCGCACTCCTGGTGCTGCTCGTCCTCTTCATCGCCGGCAACGTGCTCTGCGCTGTGGCCCCGACCTACGACGCGATGATGGTCGGGCGCATCGTGGCTGCGCTCTGCCACGGGGCCTTCTTCGGGATCGGCGCCGTGGTCGCGACCACGCTGGTGCCGGCCGCCAAGCGGGCCGGGGCCATCGCGATCATGTTCGCCGGTCTGACCATCGCCAACGTTCTCGGCGTGCCTTTCGGGACGTTCCTGGGCCAGGCCGCAGGCTGGCGCTCGACGTTCTGGGTGATCTCCGCCATCGGCGTGCTCGCCTTCGCCGGCATCTTGCTTCTCATTCCCTCGATCCGGGCCGAAGCGTCGGGCAACCCGCTGCGCGAATTCCGGATCTTCAGCCGCCGCCAGGTGTGGCTGTCCATGGCGGTGACCGTTCTGGGCTACGGCGGCATGTTCGGGGCCTTCAGCTACATCGCCTACACGCTGACCGGTGTCTCGGGGTTCTCGGAAGCGGCCGTCCCGTGGCTGCTCGTCGTCTTCGGCGGAGGGCTGTTCGTCGGCAACTTCGTCGGCGGGTGGGCAGCTGACCGCCACCTGGGCAGGACGCTGCTCGTGGTCCTGGCCGCACTGCCCGTGATCCTGGTGGTTTTCGCGCTGACGGCGCAGAACCAGCTGGCGACGGTGGTCGCGCTCGTCGTCATGGGCGGCTTCGGATTCGCCACCGTGCCCGCGCTGCAGATGCGCATCATGAACCACGCGGACGACGCGCCGACGCTCGCCTCGGGTGCCAACATTGGAGCGTTCAATATCGGCAACGCGCTCGGTGCCTGGGCCGGAGGCCTGACCATCGCGTGGGGCCTGGGATACACATCGCCGCTCTGGGCGGGCGCCGCGGTCGGCGCGGTCGGCCTGGCTGTCTTCGTCGTCGCGGCCACGGCCCGCGGCGGCGAGTTCGATCGGCGCCAGCTGGCCGAGAACTTCACGGCCGCGGCGTAG
- a CDS encoding isoprenyl transferase: protein MKLPTVLYRYYERRLTKFLTRELPADKLPAHIGMMVDGNRRWAKLAGAPTSHGHQAGADNILQFLDWCDDLGIRNVTLYMLSTDNMKRSTAELETLVSIIANLLDRLGENPSRRVHPVGALELLPDYLADKLCDLADRTHGAGGLVVNMAVGYGGRREIVDAIREHVRTEAAAGRSAEEIADALVIDDISRYLYTRGQPDPDLVIRTSGEQRLSGFMTWQSAYSEFYFCEALWPDFRKVDFLRALRDYARRQRRFGS from the coding sequence GTGAAACTGCCGACGGTCCTCTACCGTTACTACGAACGACGGCTGACGAAGTTCCTCACCCGCGAGCTCCCTGCCGACAAGCTGCCCGCTCATATCGGGATGATGGTCGACGGCAACCGCCGATGGGCCAAGCTTGCGGGGGCGCCAACGTCGCACGGACACCAGGCCGGAGCCGACAACATCCTGCAGTTCCTGGACTGGTGCGACGATCTTGGCATACGCAACGTCACGCTGTACATGCTCTCGACTGACAACATGAAGCGCTCGACCGCGGAGCTCGAGACGCTGGTCTCGATCATCGCGAACCTGCTGGACCGGCTGGGGGAGAACCCGAGCCGCCGGGTCCACCCCGTCGGCGCGCTCGAGCTGCTGCCCGACTACCTCGCCGACAAGCTGTGCGACCTCGCGGACCGCACGCACGGGGCGGGCGGGCTCGTCGTGAACATGGCGGTCGGCTACGGCGGGCGCCGGGAGATCGTCGACGCGATCAGGGAGCACGTGCGCACCGAGGCGGCTGCGGGGCGCAGCGCCGAGGAGATCGCCGACGCGCTCGTGATCGACGACATCTCCCGCTACCTCTACACCCGCGGCCAGCCGGATCCGGATCTGGTCATCCGCACCTCAGGCGAGCAGCGCCTCTCCGGCTTCATGACGTGGCAGAGCGCCTACAGCGAGTTCTACTTCTGCGAGGCCCTCTGGCCCGACTTCCGCAAGGTCGACTTCCTGCGGGCCCTGCGCGACTACGCGCGCCGCCAACGCCGCTTCGGCTCCTGA
- a CDS encoding GNAT family N-acetyltransferase, producing MGGRRVVTGHWPLFDLELRTPRLRLRVIRDEDLEAMIEAALSGIHPPERNPFSFPWTSATATELPTNTAVHVWRTRAATDPDAWTLPLGVWAEGTFVGVQDITATGFRALRCVGTGSWLRSSAQGAGLGKEMRAAGLAYAFDYLGATAAGSEAAAWNEASLGVSRSLGYTPNGVRRELWGDQVEDVQYVHVSPETFRRPDWELGVSGHDSVAAFLRLP from the coding sequence GTGGGTGGTCGGCGAGTGGTGACGGGGCACTGGCCGCTCTTCGACCTGGAGCTGAGGACACCGCGGCTGCGCCTGCGGGTCATCCGCGATGAAGATCTCGAAGCGATGATCGAGGCCGCTCTCTCCGGTATCCACCCGCCCGAGCGCAATCCGTTCTCCTTCCCCTGGACGTCGGCGACCGCCACCGAGCTGCCGACCAACACGGCCGTACACGTGTGGCGCACCCGCGCAGCAACCGACCCGGACGCGTGGACGCTGCCCCTCGGGGTCTGGGCGGAGGGCACCTTCGTCGGCGTTCAGGACATCACGGCCACCGGCTTCCGGGCGTTGCGCTGCGTCGGCACCGGCTCCTGGCTGCGCTCTTCCGCGCAGGGCGCCGGGCTCGGCAAGGAGATGCGCGCGGCAGGGCTGGCCTACGCGTTCGACTATCTCGGGGCGACGGCGGCCGGGTCCGAGGCGGCGGCCTGGAACGAGGCCTCGCTCGGCGTCTCCCGCTCCCTCGGCTACACCCCGAACGGGGTGCGCCGCGAGCTGTGGGGCGACCAGGTCGAAGACGTGCAGTACGTGCACGTGAGCCCGGAGACCTTTCGGCGCCCCGACTGGGAGCTCGGGGTCTCAGGCCACGATTCCGTCGCCGCGTTCCTGCGCCTGCCCTGA
- a CDS encoding class II fumarate hydratase, with product MTTSEKYRIEHDTMGEVRVPADALYKAQTQRAVENFPISGKRLERKHIEALARVKKAAAGANAALGVVDRDVADAIIAAADRVASGEFDEHFPIDVFQTGSGTSSNMNTNEVLAELATRHLLNHGSTKTVHPNDHVNASQSSNDVFPTSVHVAATSALTADLIPALAHLAASLERKAEEFASVVKSGRTHLMDATPVTLGQEFGGYAAQVRYGIERIESALPRVAEVPLGGTAVGTGINTPPGFAAKAIALLAEDTSLPITEARNHFEAQANRDGLIEASGQLRTIAYSFIKINNDLRWMGSGPNTGLGEIAIPDLQPGSSIMPGKVNPVISEAAIQVAAQVIGNDTTIALSSTNGAFELNVGIPVMAANLLESVRLLTNTARLMADRMIDGLKANEERARFLAEASPSIVTPLNKLIGYENAAEIAKKAVAESLTVRGATIALGYVERGELTEQQLDEALDVTTMTGPDA from the coding sequence ATGACGACGAGTGAAAAGTACCGGATCGAACACGACACCATGGGTGAAGTCCGCGTGCCCGCGGATGCGCTCTACAAAGCGCAGACGCAGCGCGCCGTGGAGAACTTCCCCATCTCCGGCAAGCGGCTCGAACGCAAACACATCGAGGCCCTCGCGCGCGTGAAGAAGGCCGCGGCCGGCGCCAACGCCGCTCTCGGGGTCGTCGACCGCGACGTCGCCGACGCCATCATCGCCGCCGCCGACCGGGTCGCGTCCGGCGAGTTCGACGAGCACTTCCCCATCGACGTCTTCCAGACCGGCTCCGGCACGTCGTCGAATATGAACACCAACGAGGTCCTCGCCGAGCTGGCGACCCGCCATCTGCTCAACCACGGCAGCACCAAGACCGTGCACCCGAACGACCACGTGAACGCGTCGCAGTCTTCGAACGACGTGTTCCCGACGTCGGTGCATGTCGCCGCGACAAGCGCCCTGACCGCCGATCTCATCCCGGCCCTCGCCCACCTCGCGGCCTCGCTCGAGCGCAAGGCGGAGGAGTTCGCGTCCGTCGTGAAGTCCGGGCGCACCCACCTCATGGACGCGACCCCGGTGACGCTGGGCCAGGAGTTCGGCGGCTACGCGGCCCAGGTCCGCTACGGCATCGAGCGCATCGAGTCTGCGCTGCCGCGCGTCGCGGAGGTCCCGCTCGGCGGCACGGCCGTCGGCACGGGAATCAACACCCCGCCCGGGTTCGCGGCCAAGGCCATCGCGCTGCTCGCCGAAGACACGTCCCTGCCGATCACCGAGGCACGCAACCACTTCGAGGCCCAGGCCAACCGCGACGGCCTCATCGAGGCTTCGGGGCAGCTGCGCACGATCGCCTACTCGTTCATCAAGATCAACAACGACCTGCGCTGGATGGGTTCGGGGCCGAACACGGGCCTCGGCGAGATCGCGATCCCCGACTTGCAGCCCGGCAGCTCCATCATGCCGGGCAAGGTCAACCCGGTCATCAGCGAGGCCGCCATCCAGGTCGCCGCCCAGGTCATCGGCAACGACACCACGATCGCACTGTCCTCGACCAACGGCGCCTTCGAGCTGAATGTCGGCATCCCGGTGATGGCGGCGAACCTGCTCGAATCGGTCCGCCTGCTGACGAACACCGCGCGGCTCATGGCCGACCGGATGATCGACGGGCTGAAGGCCAACGAGGAGCGGGCGCGTTTCCTCGCCGAGGCGAGCCCGTCCATCGTCACGCCGCTGAACAAGCTCATCGGCTATGAGAACGCGGCGGAGATCGCGAAGAAGGCGGTCGCCGAGTCGCTCACCGTCCGGGGGGCGACGATCGCCCTCGGCTACGTCGAGCGCGGCGAGCTCACCGAGCAGCAGCTCGACGAGGCCCTCGACGTCACCACGATGACCGGACCGGACGCGTAG
- a CDS encoding prepilin peptidase — protein MVSVFSAYASSILSLWLLALAVVVFVFLGTRLAIIDARTHRLPNRIVGPWYLVAAALMGSAALFAGQGSDAWRMLAGGAILFGVYLVLHLIQPKGMGMGDVKLAGVLGMHLGLASWQHLLLGTFASFLLGGLYAMVLVLTKKANLKSSIPFGPFMIVGTAAALLVG, from the coding sequence ATGGTCTCCGTGTTCTCCGCGTACGCGTCCAGCATCCTGTCCCTGTGGCTGCTGGCGCTCGCCGTCGTCGTCTTCGTCTTCCTCGGCACGCGCTTGGCGATCATCGACGCCCGCACCCACCGGCTGCCCAACCGGATCGTGGGTCCCTGGTACCTGGTGGCTGCCGCGTTGATGGGTTCGGCAGCCCTGTTCGCCGGCCAGGGCTCCGACGCGTGGCGGATGCTCGCCGGCGGGGCGATCCTCTTCGGCGTGTACCTGGTGCTGCACTTGATCCAGCCGAAGGGCATGGGCATGGGAGACGTGAAGCTGGCCGGCGTGCTCGGCATGCACCTCGGCCTGGCCAGTTGGCAGCACCTGCTGCTCGGCACGTTCGCGTCGTTCCTGCTCGGCGGCCTCTACGCGATGGTGCTCGTCCTGACGAAGAAGGCGAACCTGAAGTCGTCCATCCCGTTCGGCCCGTTCATGATCGTCGGCACCGCGGCAGCCCTGCTCGTCGGGTAG